Proteins from a single region of Dictyostelium discoideum AX4 chromosome 5 chromosome, whole genome shotgun sequence:
- the sadA gene encoding substrate adhesion molecule produces the protein MKSQKIGSMILLIGILLAIFNFAYSDDDIERFSINPEKPISFTSDQPGFPTSADFPIGSILANSFYSFGGDVNYFQLNISLMEEFSKDGNTGSQATWNQYTSVPVSPISSAVTANRVYTMSIGSLNRVKKGDITSMESTDFLNDEKYSSLVTTLNGGVSYGDDVFFLSSKSATGEAVLIHINDTATGTFGTSSYDEILLDAAINDPSSITVDSKLGLAFIGDSDGDILVFNMTLKAKIAIYSNSSIANLRSSGVVDEERQLLYICGQAGGMNSYITQVDIFHYSATDITLLHSFTILGSLCPSAGIDVKGGQLFFSTTTSSGSQLIGTDTSGGNTGSLSENIANTQSVAISVDSITKTISVFYPDSVFYGTFKSICPSDCSGHGECNYGTCVCDHNYQGQGCEEELCLTLNNCTGTDNGKCENGFCYCSSEWEGAQCEIRRCKDSCNGYGTCNTANYTCVCDSAHMGETCNELVPPPPCTYYTDSESCLSRTTCGWCEVDGLCKEGDRYGPFEGFCRTWFFDTNVETGVIALACIFIAFVGILYIIDIGTTVPIDIKRAKDYAEENKSGQFPKATHEEASVLWWRDQRSHKAWTFMDQFQLISLVSHIGVVFPSRFISFTEYLDWSNLGIPLPPSINPPQIWSVPTDWTSNTARTILSMAQYENSLGSGDLYLLPNILFWFGLLLGVFLVPLLLAYAIISFMESLIHWKEVVTNRLIHVLVRILTFGYIGVLIAASFAMVTPLHDYRIIIPGAIIFVLYGIGLPIAIWFLLAVPEARLHNPTFKQRFGCLYVHYKPKTDHRFVVFMFIKRFIMAVIIGILSFKPMTNYPLTGTDLAVPIVQVVVIDIALIGYAVLLFIRKPYFDHYQLWLEYLLTAINIVTVSLSLTHIKSPSAAGELIACLIQALALVACIAAYVVAWLQMRSSFIKKVKKYLCCCCKSSKSSGEIDLSKK, from the exons atgaaatcacAAAAAATAGGATCAATGATTCTATTAATTGGAATATTATTagcaatttttaattttgctTATTCAGATGATGACATAGAACGTTTTTCAATCAATCCAGAAAAACCAATTTCCTTCACATCAGATCAACCAGGTTTTCCAACTTCAGCAGATTTCccaattggttcaattctagcaaattctttttatagTTTTGGTGGAGATGTAAATtactttcaattaaatataagtTTAATGGAAGAATTTTCAAAAGATGGAAACACAGGCAGCCAAGCAACATGGAATCAATATACTTCAGTTCCAGTTTCTCCAATTTCATCAGCCGTTACTGCAAACCGTGTTTACACAATGTCAATTGGTTCCCTCAACAGAGTTAAAAAAGGTGATATTACTTCAATGGAATCCACAGACTTTCTCAATGATGAAAAATACAGTTCACTTGTAACTACTCTTAATGGTGGTGTATCATATGGTGATGACGTTTTCTTTTTATCCTCAAAGAGTGCTACTGGTGAGGCTGTATTGATTCACATTAATGATACTGCTACTGGTACATTTGGTACAAGCAGTTATGATGAAATTTTACTTGATGCTGCAATTAATGATCCATCTTCAAt TACTGTAGATTCAAAACTTGGATTAGCTTTTATTGGTGATTCTGATGGTGATATTTTAGTATTTAATATGACTCTAAAAGCTAAAATTGCCATatattcaaattcatcaattgcAAACTTAAGAAGTTCAGGTGTAGTTGATGAAGAGAGACAACTTTTATATATTTGTGGTCAAGCAGGTGGAATGAATTCATATATTACTCAAGTCGATATTTTCCACTATTCAGCAACTGATATCACATTATTACATTCATTTACAATTCTTGGTTCATTATGTCCTTCAGCAGGAATTGATGTAAAAGGAGGTCAACTCTTCTTCTCTACTACAACATCATCAGGTTCTCAACTTATTGGTACTGATACAAGTGGTGGTAATACAGGTTCACTTTCTGAAAATATAGCCAACACCCAATCAGTTGCAATTTCAGTTGATTCAATAACCAAAACAATTTCAGTTTTCTATCCAGATAGTGTTTTCTATGGtacatttaaatcaatttgtcCATCAGATTGTTCTGGTCATGGTGAATGTAATTATGGTACATGTGTTTGTGACCACAATTACCAAGGTCAAGGTTGTGAAGAag aaCTTTGTTTgacattaaataattgtacTGGTACTGATAATGGTAAATGTGAAAATGGTTTCTGTTATTGTTCATCAGAATGGGAAGGCGCTCAATGTGAAATTCGTAGATGTAAAGATAGTTGTAATGGTTATGGTACATGTAATACTGCAAATTATACTTGTGTTTGTGATAGTGCTCATATGGGTGAAACTTGTAATGAATTAGTCCCACCACCACCATGTACCTATTATACCGATAGTGAATCATGTCTTTCAAGAACTACTTGTGGTTGGTGTGAAGTTGATGGACTTTGCAAGGAAGGTGATAGATATGGTCCATTCGAAGGTTTCTGTCGTACTTGGTTCTTTGATACCAATGTTGAAACTGGTGTAATTGCATTGGCATGCATTTTCATTGCATTCGTTGGTATTCTCTACATTATTGATATTGGTACCACTGTTCCAATCGATATTAAACGTGCTAAAGATTATGcagaagaaaataaatctGGTCAATTCCCAAAAGCAACCCATGAAGAAGCTTCAGTCTTATGGTGGAGAGATCAACGTTCCCACAAAGCATGGACATTTATGGATCAATTCCAATTAATTTCACTCGTTAGTCATATTGGTGTTGTTTTCCCATCACGTTTCATCAGTTTCACCGAGTATCTCGATTGGTCAAATTTAGGTATTCCACTTCCACCATCAATCAATCCACCACAAATTTGGAGTGTTCCAACTGATTGGACATCAAACACTGCCCGTACAATTTTATCTATGGCACAATATGAAAATAGTTTAGGTTCAGGTGATCTTTACCTCCTTCCAAATATTCTCTTCTGGTTTGGTCTTTTATTGGGTGTTTTCTTAGTTCCATTACTTTTAGCCTATGCCATCATTTCATTCATGGAAAGTTTAATTCATTGGAAAGAAGTGGTCACTAATCGTCTCATTCATGTACTTGTACGTATTTTAACATTTGGTTACATTGGTGTCTTAATTGCTGCCTCATTTGCTATGGTTACACCATTACATGACTATAGAATCATCATTCCAGGTGCCATTATCTTTGTTCTCTATGGTATTGGTTTACCAATTGCCATTTGGTTCCTTCTTGCAGTTCCAGAAGCTCGTCTCCACAATCCAACCTTTAAACAAAGATTTGGCTGTCTCTACGTTCACTACAAACCAAAGACTGATCATCGTTTCGTTGTTTTCATGTTTATCAAGAGATTCATTATGGCCGTTATCATTGGTATCTTATCATTCAAACCAATGACCAACTATCCATTAACTGGTACTGATTTAGCCGTTCCAATCGTTCAAGTAGTTGTCATTGATATCGCTCTCATTGGTTATgctgtattattattcatcCGTAAACCATATTTcgatcattatcaattatgGCTCGAATATCTCTTAACTGCCATCAATATTGTTACAGTTTCTCTCTCACTCACTCACATCAAATCACCAAGCGCCGCTGGTGAATTAATTGCATGTCTTATTCAAGCTTTAGCCCTTGTAGCTTGTATTGCCGCTTACGTCGTAGCATGGCTCCAAATGAGATCttctttcattaaaaaagttaagaAATATCtctgctgttgttgtaaatCCTCAAAATCTTCAGGTGAAATCGATTTATctaagaaataa